Proteins co-encoded in one Pseudomonas beijingensis genomic window:
- the erdR gene encoding response regulator transcription factor ErdR encodes MATYEILIADDHPLFRSALHQAVTLGLGPAVRLTEVASIAELEVQLTAKADWDLVLLDLNMPGAYGFSGLVLLRGQYPQIPVVMVSAQEEASVMVKAREFGASGFIPKSSSLEMIQKAVKAVLDGDVCWPPQAFEAVSVSEEAKAASAGLASLTPQQFRVLTMVCEGLLNKQIAYELNVSEATIKAHVTAIFRKLNVRTRTQAALLLQQLESISPQA; translated from the coding sequence ATGGCCACATACGAAATCCTGATTGCCGATGACCACCCGCTCTTTCGCAGCGCGTTGCATCAGGCAGTGACCCTGGGCCTTGGCCCGGCTGTCCGGTTGACGGAGGTGGCCAGTATCGCGGAACTGGAGGTCCAACTGACGGCGAAGGCCGATTGGGACCTGGTGCTGCTGGACCTGAACATGCCCGGTGCCTACGGTTTTTCAGGACTGGTGCTGTTGCGCGGCCAATACCCGCAGATCCCCGTGGTCATGGTCTCGGCCCAGGAGGAAGCCTCGGTGATGGTCAAGGCCCGGGAGTTCGGCGCCAGTGGGTTCATCCCCAAATCCAGTTCCCTTGAAATGATTCAAAAGGCCGTGAAAGCGGTCTTGGACGGCGATGTCTGCTGGCCGCCCCAGGCGTTCGAGGCGGTGAGCGTGTCCGAAGAAGCCAAAGCCGCCAGCGCGGGCCTGGCCAGCCTCACGCCGCAGCAGTTCCGGGTATTGACCATGGTCTGCGAAGGCCTGCTGAACAAGCAGATTGCCTATGAGCTGAATGTGTCGGAGGCCACCATCAAGGCCCACGTCACGGCGATTTTCCGTAAACTGAATGTACGCACCCGGACCCAGGCGGCCTTGCTGCTGCAACAACTTGAGTCAATTTCGCCGCAGGCTTAA
- a CDS encoding diacylglycerol kinase: protein MSPFKGQTGLKRILNASGYSLDGLRAAFVGEAAFRQLVLLNVVLIPLSFFLNVSRVEQALLIAVCLLALIVELLNSAVEAAIDRISLELHPLSKNAKDMGSAAQFVALTMIALVWGLILL from the coding sequence ATGTCACCTTTTAAAGGCCAGACCGGCCTGAAACGCATCCTTAACGCCTCCGGCTATTCCTTGGACGGGCTGCGCGCGGCTTTTGTCGGCGAAGCGGCGTTCCGTCAGTTGGTGTTGCTCAACGTTGTGCTGATTCCGTTGTCGTTCTTCCTGAACGTCAGCCGTGTCGAGCAGGCGCTGCTGATCGCCGTGTGTCTGCTGGCGTTGATCGTGGAATTGCTCAACTCGGCGGTGGAGGCGGCCATCGACCGCATCTCCCTGGAGCTGCACCCGTTGTCGAAAAACGCCAAGGACATGGGCAGCGCCGCCCAGTTCGTTGCCCTGACGATGATCGCGTTGGTGTGGGGGCTGATCCTGCTGTAA
- a CDS encoding tRNA-uridine aminocarboxypropyltransferase, with translation MNHAPNAVARLRDQRIDEGIKPIQARGWRAPRCSACRVIESHCLCAWRPSVETRSGVCLIMTNKEVFKPSNTGWLIADVVRDNHAFIWSRTEVDEQLLALLNDPQWQPYLVFPGEYVEPSRVTHTVDLDQAKRPLFILLDATWTEARKIFRKSPYFDRLPILSLLPDKLSRYRLRRSTRSEHLCTAEVAALCLELAGDSDAASALDAYFDVFSQHYLGAKGQQEVNVSTPAHAELQPFIRTPQAVLAQ, from the coding sequence ATGAATCACGCCCCTAATGCCGTAGCCCGCCTGCGTGACCAGCGCATCGATGAGGGCATCAAGCCGATTCAGGCCCGTGGCTGGCGCGCGCCCCGTTGCAGCGCCTGCCGGGTGATCGAGAGCCATTGCCTGTGCGCCTGGCGACCAAGCGTCGAGACACGTTCCGGGGTCTGCCTGATCATGACCAACAAAGAGGTGTTCAAGCCTAGCAACACCGGTTGGCTGATTGCCGATGTGGTGCGCGACAACCATGCGTTCATCTGGTCGCGCACCGAGGTCGATGAGCAACTGCTGGCGTTGCTGAACGACCCGCAATGGCAACCGTACCTGGTGTTTCCGGGCGAATACGTGGAGCCATCGCGGGTTACCCACACGGTAGACCTCGATCAGGCCAAGCGCCCGCTGTTCATTCTGCTGGACGCGACCTGGACGGAGGCGCGCAAGATTTTCCGTAAAAGCCCATATTTCGACCGGCTGCCGATCCTGAGCTTGTTGCCCGATAAACTGTCGCGCTACCGCTTGCGTCGTTCGACCCGCAGCGAGCACCTGTGCACCGCCGAGGTAGCGGCGTTGTGTCTGGAATTGGCAGGCGACAGCGACGCCGCGTCGGCCCTGGATGCCTATTTCGATGTGTTCAGCCAACATTACCTGGGCGCCAAGGGCCAGCAGGAAGTGAACGTGTCGACCCCGGCCCATGCCGAGTTGCAACCCTTCATTCGCACCCCGCAAGCAGTATTGGCCCAATAG